One genomic window of Methanosarcina acetivorans C2A includes the following:
- a CDS encoding ABC transporter substrate-binding protein, translating into MGIIFVVLAIATLAYTSVPSNSARSPDELISAASAHGGEPEAGFDPMYGWGTYHEPLIQSTLFKWDSNMSLVNDLATGYSVSEDSLVWTVTIRDDVKFTDGVALTAEDVAFSFNTAAVSAGYLDLTALERAEALNDTAVQFTLKNPRATFINTLGRLGIVPEHAYNDSYGQNPIGSGPYKFVQWDKGQQTIFERNEDYYGQKPYFKKFTILYLENDAAFAAAKKGDVDFAKITATSAREEVEGMKVVPVASYDSTYISLPLTPDTGNKTKDGYPIGNNITSDLAVRKALHVGIDRQSLIDDVLNGFGDKELTGVDHLPWVNPEAMVEDADPEEAVRILEEGGWTDTDGDGIVEKNGLKASLMLYYPSNNPDRQALALALADQVVKFGIELIPEGKSSNELITVKYANPSISGYGTNDLDPVYTSYLSSLAGGEYSNTGYYNNPKVDAYLIASQNSSTLEEAYNYVKLAAWDGSTGFSARGDAAKLYIIDPNYIFLVDDTLDIGTPKTQPHGGDPYGNIYDWKRIN; encoded by the coding sequence ATGGGAATAATATTTGTGGTTTTAGCAATTGCTACTCTGGCATACACTTCAGTGCCAAGCAATTCTGCCCGGAGCCCGGATGAATTGATTTCGGCGGCTTCGGCTCATGGAGGGGAACCGGAGGCGGGCTTTGATCCGATGTATGGCTGGGGGACTTATCATGAGCCTTTGATTCAGAGTACGCTTTTCAAGTGGGATAGTAACATGTCCCTTGTTAATGATTTAGCTACGGGGTATTCTGTTAGTGAGGACAGTTTGGTCTGGACTGTTACCATAAGGGATGATGTCAAATTTACTGATGGAGTGGCATTGACTGCGGAAGATGTGGCTTTCTCGTTTAATACGGCGGCGGTATCGGCGGGATATCTGGACCTGACGGCACTTGAGAGGGCTGAAGCGTTAAATGATACTGCTGTGCAGTTCACCCTGAAAAATCCTCGCGCAACTTTTATCAACACGCTTGGGAGGCTGGGGATTGTTCCGGAGCACGCTTATAATGATTCTTATGGACAGAATCCGATAGGGTCCGGGCCTTATAAATTTGTTCAGTGGGATAAGGGGCAGCAGACGATATTTGAGAGAAATGAGGACTATTATGGGCAGAAACCTTATTTTAAGAAATTTACCATTCTCTATCTGGAAAATGACGCTGCTTTTGCTGCTGCAAAGAAAGGGGACGTTGACTTTGCAAAGATTACTGCAACAAGCGCAAGAGAAGAAGTAGAGGGCATGAAAGTGGTGCCTGTAGCTTCATACGACTCTACTTACATCTCACTGCCACTGACTCCGGATACAGGTAATAAAACTAAAGACGGCTATCCGATTGGAAACAATATCACATCGGATCTTGCTGTCCGAAAAGCCCTGCATGTGGGAATAGATCGGCAGTCGCTTATTGACGACGTGCTGAACGGTTTTGGGGACAAGGAGCTTACCGGGGTAGATCACCTTCCCTGGGTAAATCCGGAAGCTATGGTTGAAGATGCAGACCCGGAGGAAGCTGTAAGAATTTTGGAAGAAGGCGGGTGGACCGATACTGATGGAGACGGGATAGTCGAGAAAAATGGGCTGAAGGCATCCCTTATGCTTTATTATCCTTCAAATAACCCTGACCGTCAGGCTCTCGCCCTTGCCCTTGCAGATCAGGTTGTAAAATTCGGAATTGAGCTAATCCCTGAAGGGAAGAGTTCGAATGAACTAATCACTGTAAAGTATGCAAACCCTTCAATCTCGGGCTATGGGACCAATGACCTGGACCCCGTATACACCTCCTACCTCAGCTCACTTGCCGGAGGCGAATATAGTAATACAGGGTATTACAATAACCCGAAAGTTGATGCTTACCTGATAGCGTCCCAAAACAGTTCAACTTTAGAAGAGGCGTACAACTACGTTAAATTAGCTGCATGGGACGGTAGCACCGGTTTTTCGGCAAGAGGAGATGCAGCTAAATTATACATTATAGATCCGAACTATATTTTCCTTGTTGATGACACTCTGGACATAGGTACTCCCAAAACCCAGCCTCATGGAGGAGACCCATATGGAAATATCTACGATTGGAAACGCATAAACTGA
- a CDS encoding ABC transporter permease, whose protein sequence is MSTAVVTVNRSLFPGLNLRQKTFLIIGFTSLLLLAIVVSSLLVEGESLPTDFGSKNLAPSLEHPFGTDWMGRDMFIRTLEGLGLSIVIGAFASVISTFLTVILGLLSSAGKTADSFVSWLVDLFLSIPHLLLIILISIGLGGGATGVIVGVALTHWTSLTRVVRAEIKQLKTQEYIHISRNLGKSKWWIATKHILPHLIPQILLGTILLFPHAILHEASVTFLGFGLSPHEPAIGIILSESMRYLSAGYWWLAFFPGLSLLIVVLAFDMIGENLGKLMDPKSAHE, encoded by the coding sequence ATGAGCACTGCTGTCGTAACCGTTAACAGAAGCTTATTCCCCGGACTGAATTTAAGGCAGAAGACGTTTCTTATAATCGGTTTCACGTCCCTTTTACTGCTTGCAATTGTGGTTTCAAGCCTCCTTGTAGAAGGCGAGTCCTTACCAACGGACTTTGGTTCCAAAAACCTTGCTCCATCCCTTGAACACCCCTTCGGGACCGACTGGATGGGAAGGGACATGTTTATAAGAACCCTGGAAGGCCTGGGCCTGAGCATAGTTATCGGAGCTTTTGCTTCCGTAATCAGTACTTTTCTGACCGTAATTTTAGGTCTGCTTTCAAGTGCAGGAAAGACCGCAGATTCTTTTGTATCCTGGCTTGTGGACCTCTTTCTTTCAATCCCTCACCTGCTGTTAATAATCCTTATTTCCATAGGCCTGGGAGGAGGAGCTACAGGGGTTATTGTCGGGGTTGCATTAACGCACTGGACAAGCCTGACCAGGGTTGTAAGGGCCGAAATCAAGCAGTTAAAAACCCAGGAATACATCCATATCTCCAGAAACCTTGGCAAATCAAAGTGGTGGATAGCTACAAAACATATCCTGCCTCATCTAATCCCCCAGATCTTGCTGGGTACGATTTTGCTGTTTCCCCATGCCATTTTGCACGAAGCGTCCGTCACATTCCTGGGGTTCGGACTTTCCCCCCACGAACCGGCAATCGGCATAATTCTGTCAGAATCTATGAGGTATCTCTCGGCAGGATACTGGTGGCTTGCCTTCTTCCCGGGCTTATCCCTGCTGATTGTGGTCCTTGCATTTGATATGATAGGAGAAAATTTGGGGAAATTGATGGATCCAAAAAGTGCTCACGAATAA
- a CDS encoding adenylosuccinate synthase, giving the protein MSVTVIVGAQCGDEGKGKMVDLIAQDYDLVIRFQGGDNAGHTVVNQYGTFKMHLIPCGIFNQNAISLVGTGMVVNPDELQKEMKQITSAGMSVDNLKISTRANILMPYHRDLDELNEQSGGMSIGTTKRGIGPAYAGRATRTNIRFGDLAHQDYLKSHFEKVLPAINHQLSFFGAAQYTVDQLCEYCSNWYKLYNEHIVDAFTLIHNMMKENKRILFEGQLGVMKDIDLGIYPFVTSSNPIAAYAAVSSGIPARSITSVIGVAKAFSSQVGDGPFPTEVLDNCIVSLRGTGKNIDDEFGARTGRPRRLGWLDIPVLRYAHTINGFDTLAICKLDKMDSLPEIKICTSYRYQDQILSVFPDTEILGQVKAEYETLPGWECTTRGVNSFDDLPENAKSYIKRIEELVGVPVKYIGVGPARSDVIIR; this is encoded by the coding sequence ATGAGTGTAACAGTTATCGTTGGCGCACAGTGTGGTGACGAAGGCAAAGGAAAAATGGTGGATTTGATAGCACAGGACTATGATTTGGTTATCCGTTTTCAGGGTGGAGACAATGCAGGGCATACAGTGGTTAATCAATATGGTACGTTTAAAATGCATTTAATCCCATGTGGAATTTTTAATCAAAACGCAATCAGTCTTGTTGGAACCGGTATGGTTGTAAATCCGGATGAGCTGCAAAAAGAAATGAAACAAATTACCTCTGCCGGTATGTCGGTTGATAACCTGAAAATATCAACACGAGCCAACATATTAATGCCTTATCACAGGGATTTGGACGAGCTAAACGAACAGTCTGGTGGAATGTCCATTGGCACAACAAAGCGGGGAATTGGTCCGGCCTATGCTGGCAGGGCGACAAGAACAAATATCCGTTTTGGGGATTTGGCCCATCAAGACTATTTAAAAAGTCATTTTGAAAAGGTACTGCCTGCGATCAATCATCAGCTGTCTTTTTTCGGCGCTGCCCAATATACAGTAGATCAGCTTTGTGAATACTGCAGCAATTGGTACAAACTGTATAATGAACATATCGTTGATGCCTTTACATTGATCCACAATATGATGAAAGAGAATAAAAGAATTCTTTTTGAAGGCCAGCTCGGCGTTATGAAAGATATTGATTTGGGTATATATCCTTTTGTGACATCCTCCAACCCAATTGCTGCCTATGCGGCTGTTAGTTCGGGGATTCCTGCTCGTTCAATCACCTCTGTTATTGGGGTTGCAAAAGCCTTTTCAAGCCAGGTGGGAGACGGTCCTTTTCCGACGGAGGTGCTTGACAACTGTATCGTTTCACTCAGGGGAACTGGAAAGAATATCGATGATGAGTTTGGGGCAAGGACAGGAAGACCCAGGCGCCTGGGTTGGCTGGACATTCCCGTATTGCGCTATGCCCATACGATCAATGGTTTTGATACACTTGCCATATGCAAACTTGACAAAATGGACAGCCTGCCTGAAATAAAAATATGTACGAGTTACCGTTACCAGGATCAAATACTGTCGGTCTTTCCGGATACGGAAATATTGGGTCAGGTCAAAGCAGAATATGAAACGCTGCCCGGATGGGAATGCACAACGAGAGGGGTAAATAGTTTTGACGATTTGCCAGAGAATGCAAAAAGTTACATAAAAAGGATTGAAGAATTGGTTGGGGTTCCGGTCAAATACATTGGAGTAGGTCCGGCAAGGAGTGACGTTATTATCAGATAA
- a CDS encoding oligopeptide/dipeptide ABC transporter ATP-binding protein has translation MGNKTEINNEERKEIEPLLKVEDLSLSFIQYAAGLRQTELKVICNLSIEAYRGEVLAVVGSSGSGKSLLAHAILGILPSNAKLAGNMEYDGKKLTQQIKEKIRGKEIALVPQSTTYLDPLMRISNQVIGSVDEENEGMMKQLQRDIFRKYDLKPDVEKMFPHELSGGMTRRVLVSTAVMGSAKLVIADEPTPGLDEKTLNETLSYFKDMANRGCAVILITHDIEAALKISDKIAVFYAGTVLEVANVEDFKNDGENLRHPYTRALWNALPQNKFQAIKGHQPMLDEVIDRCVFYERCSKKNELCSQGIPQFKMVNGGEVRCNNVP, from the coding sequence ATGGGAAACAAAACTGAAATAAACAATGAAGAAAGGAAGGAGATCGAACCTCTATTAAAAGTAGAAGACCTTTCCCTTTCTTTTATTCAATACGCTGCCGGGCTCCGGCAAACCGAGTTAAAAGTGATCTGTAATTTGAGTATAGAAGCTTACAGAGGCGAGGTTTTGGCTGTTGTCGGTTCGAGCGGATCCGGTAAAAGTCTTCTGGCTCATGCGATTTTAGGGATTTTGCCTTCAAACGCGAAACTTGCCGGGAATATGGAATACGATGGCAAAAAACTCACTCAGCAGATTAAAGAAAAAATAAGGGGAAAAGAAATAGCGCTTGTCCCTCAGTCCACAACCTATCTGGACCCTTTAATGCGAATTTCGAATCAGGTAATAGGCTCAGTTGATGAGGAAAACGAAGGCATGATGAAGCAACTTCAGCGGGATATTTTTCGGAAATACGATTTGAAACCGGATGTTGAGAAAATGTTTCCCCATGAGCTTTCGGGAGGGATGACCCGGAGGGTTCTGGTTTCTACTGCCGTTATGGGTTCTGCAAAGCTTGTAATTGCAGATGAACCGACTCCGGGCCTGGACGAAAAAACCCTGAATGAAACCCTGAGTTACTTCAAGGACATGGCAAACAGGGGCTGTGCGGTGATCCTTATCACTCACGATATCGAAGCTGCGTTAAAAATCTCGGATAAAATTGCAGTATTCTATGCAGGGACGGTTCTGGAAGTAGCGAATGTTGAAGATTTCAAAAATGACGGAGAGAATTTAAGGCACCCATATACCCGGGCTCTCTGGAATGCCCTTCCCCAGAACAAATTCCAGGCAATTAAAGGGCACCAGCCAATGCTGGACGAAGTTATTGACAGATGTGTCTTTTATGAAAGGTGTTCTAAAAAGAACGAGCTCTGTTCTCAGGGTATCCCCCAGTTTAAAATGGTAAACGGAGGAGAGGTGAGGTGCAATAATGTCCCTTAA
- a CDS encoding ABC transporter permease — protein sequence MSENAKISGFIGKKILRLISLLLIVSFVSFMLIQYSPIDPVRAYLGEMAVSAEHKAKLEEYWGVNTPPEEKFLNWAGDILKGDFGVSLIYRMPVTDVIKERFAASLALMASSWMISGVLGFILGIASGMHKGTLFDRAIKTYCYILTATPTFWLALVFLMIFSVQLGWFPIGLSVPIGVTAENVTFFDRIEHLILPALTLSLLGVAQIAMFTREKLTEVMSSDYVLFAKARGEKGLDLVLRHGVRNVALPAITLQFLSFSELFGGAVLVEQVFSYPGIGRATVAAGLMSDVPLLLGIVLVSAVFVFTGNLIADIIYEFIDPRIKQQETTI from the coding sequence GTGTCAGAAAATGCAAAAATATCAGGCTTTATAGGGAAAAAAATTCTCCGGTTAATAAGCCTTTTGCTTATAGTTTCTTTTGTAAGTTTCATGCTCATTCAATACTCGCCTATAGACCCCGTTCGAGCTTATCTTGGAGAGATGGCGGTGAGTGCGGAGCATAAAGCCAAACTTGAAGAATACTGGGGAGTTAACACGCCGCCAGAGGAGAAATTCCTGAACTGGGCCGGAGATATTCTCAAAGGGGATTTCGGAGTCTCACTGATTTACAGGATGCCTGTTACTGACGTGATTAAAGAAAGGTTTGCAGCGTCTCTGGCTCTGATGGCTTCTTCCTGGATGATTTCAGGAGTTCTGGGCTTCATTTTGGGAATCGCTTCCGGAATGCATAAAGGGACCCTGTTTGACCGGGCAATAAAAACCTACTGTTACATTTTAACCGCCACCCCGACATTCTGGCTGGCCCTGGTTTTTTTGATGATATTTTCCGTGCAGTTAGGCTGGTTCCCTATAGGTTTAAGCGTACCCATAGGGGTTACGGCTGAGAACGTGACTTTTTTTGACCGGATAGAGCACTTAATCCTCCCTGCACTGACTTTGAGTTTACTCGGTGTTGCTCAGATTGCAATGTTTACCCGAGAAAAATTAACCGAAGTTATGTCCAGCGATTATGTGTTATTTGCAAAGGCAAGAGGTGAAAAAGGGCTGGACCTTGTCTTAAGGCACGGGGTTAGGAACGTTGCCCTCCCCGCCATTACCCTGCAGTTTTTAAGTTTCAGTGAACTGTTTGGCGGTGCGGTTCTGGTTGAACAGGTCTTTTCCTATCCCGGTATTGGGCGGGCTACAGTAGCAGCAGGCTTAATGTCTGATGTACCTCTACTTCTGGGAATAGTTCTTGTAAGTGCGGTGTTTGTCTTTACTGGAAACCTCATTGCTGACATTATCTATGAATTCATAGATCCGAGGATAAAACAGCAGGAGACAACAATATGA
- a CDS encoding ABC transporter substrate-binding protein, translated as MLLGVVVVVLALILVFMSSGAPVNSVSGASDELVVNVYSHTGEPDTGFDPLQGWGCGHVNFEPLVQSTLFKSADDGSIINDLATGYSVSPDGKTWTVNVRDDIKFTDGEKLTANDVAFTFNTAVGSNSELDMSNLESARAINDTAVEFKLQEPQSSFIWRLRYVGIVPEHAYEKETYGRNPVGSGPYKLVQWDRSQQAIFEYNPDYYGQKPYFKKITMLFLDKDTAFAAAKSRKVDIAEIEINNVNQTIDGYDFISLPSSRAFGVSFPTQYDTGSKSLQGDPIGNNVTADITIRKALNTGIDRKAILDGVLYGKGDVEYTGVDQREFGNPEAKIKDSNLEEAIKVLEAAGWEDSDGDGIREKNGTEAEFDLYYSSSDQTRQALSVAVSEQARKMGIKINLMGTNWDEIYANQYSSAVLYAYSSIDTFNLYHQYHSKEADATYMNPGLYSNPVVDGYLESALRSSDQAQATKFWQLAAYDGSTGYGPAGDATWLWLVTMDYLYAMDETLDLGTPQQNAGSDILGNIYEWTRIDESSSTSGK; from the coding sequence TTGCTGCTAGGGGTAGTAGTTGTAGTTCTGGCGCTTATTTTAGTTTTTATGTCATCCGGGGCGCCGGTCAATTCGGTTTCCGGAGCTTCCGATGAACTTGTTGTGAATGTTTATTCACATACTGGAGAACCGGATACAGGTTTTGATCCGCTGCAGGGCTGGGGGTGCGGGCATGTGAATTTTGAGCCGCTGGTACAGAGTACCCTTTTTAAATCGGCTGATGACGGGAGTATAATTAACGATCTTGCTACAGGTTATTCTGTCAGCCCCGACGGGAAGACCTGGACCGTAAATGTAAGGGATGATATCAAATTCACAGACGGGGAAAAATTAACTGCAAACGACGTGGCGTTTACCTTCAATACTGCAGTTGGCAGTAATTCCGAACTGGACATGAGTAATCTTGAAAGTGCCAGGGCAATAAATGATACCGCAGTCGAATTCAAATTACAGGAACCTCAGTCCAGTTTCATATGGAGGCTCAGGTACGTCGGAATCGTGCCGGAACATGCATATGAAAAAGAGACCTACGGGCGCAATCCTGTTGGGTCAGGCCCGTACAAGCTGGTCCAGTGGGATAGGAGCCAGCAGGCAATATTTGAATACAATCCCGATTACTACGGACAGAAGCCGTACTTCAAAAAAATAACCATGTTATTCCTAGATAAAGATACTGCATTTGCAGCTGCAAAGTCCAGGAAAGTGGACATAGCTGAAATCGAAATCAACAATGTAAATCAAACCATAGACGGGTACGACTTTATCTCCCTTCCCTCCTCAAGAGCCTTTGGGGTTTCTTTTCCGACGCAGTATGATACCGGCAGTAAAAGCCTTCAGGGAGACCCTATAGGCAATAATGTAACAGCCGATATAACAATTCGAAAAGCCTTGAACACGGGGATCGACAGGAAAGCCATACTTGACGGAGTCCTGTACGGAAAAGGAGATGTGGAATATACCGGAGTGGACCAGCGGGAATTCGGAAACCCTGAAGCTAAAATTAAGGACTCGAATCTTGAGGAAGCCATAAAAGTCCTCGAAGCTGCAGGGTGGGAAGACTCTGATGGCGACGGGATCCGGGAAAAGAACGGGACTGAGGCGGAATTTGACCTGTACTATTCTTCCTCGGACCAGACAAGGCAGGCTCTTTCAGTGGCTGTAAGCGAGCAGGCCCGGAAAATGGGTATAAAAATTAACCTTATGGGCACAAACTGGGACGAGATCTACGCAAACCAGTACAGTTCAGCTGTCCTGTACGCTTACAGCAGCATAGATACCTTCAATCTGTATCACCAGTACCACAGTAAAGAAGCCGACGCTACTTACATGAATCCGGGCCTTTACAGTAATCCTGTGGTAGATGGGTATCTGGAATCGGCGCTGAGGTCGTCAGACCAGGCCCAGGCCACAAAATTCTGGCAGTTAGCTGCATACGACGGGAGCACCGGTTACGGGCCTGCAGGCGATGCAACCTGGTTATGGCTGGTTACAATGGATTATCTGTACGCTATGGACGAAACCCTGGATCTCGGGACTCCGCAACAGAATGCCGGGTCGGATATTTTAGGAAATATCTATGAGTGGACAAGGATAGATGAATCCAGCTCGACTTCAGGTAAGTGA
- a CDS encoding ABC transporter substrate-binding protein — protein MLIGSVIIIIAAFVVVSSISGSDADSKSVDQASQLAGEMVSEEVDELNSPGSDELIAAVGTHGGEPEAGFNPISGWGKSSEPLVQSTLFKLDSQASLINDLATNYTVSSDGLKWTVTIRDDVKFHDGVPLTAEDVAFTFNTAAEGSGSLDLSMLESASAIDNYTVEFYLNDPQSTFINKLVALGIVPEHAYSESYGQNPIGSGPYMFVQWDKGQQVIFEANPDYYGQEPYFKKITMLFMASDAAFAAARAGQVDLAEIPASYAYQEVDGMKIVSLDSIDARGISFPLQANTGKKNENGYAIGNNVTSDAAIRKALNIGIDRQVLINGALNGQGKEEFTGVDKLPWGNKEAIFEDGDLEGAKEILTEAGWEDTDGDGILEKNGEKAEFTLLYPSSAMERQALAVSVSEEARKLGINIKVEGKSWNEIDTLVHSTPVVFGYGSLDPTDIYLRYYSKSYDPSNYNNVIMYSNPAVDGYLRAAITSFDQDAANENWQLAAWDGTTGFSEKGDATWLWMATINYVYIMDEDLDIGTPRIQPHGANIFGNILEWKRTEN, from the coding sequence TTGCTCATAGGCTCAGTAATCATAATTATAGCGGCTTTTGTTGTTGTCAGTTCGATTTCCGGTTCGGATGCAGATTCGAAGTCCGTTGACCAGGCTTCCCAGCTTGCCGGAGAAATGGTCTCCGAAGAAGTTGACGAATTGAATTCTCCGGGGTCGGATGAACTTATAGCAGCCGTAGGAACCCATGGGGGAGAGCCCGAAGCAGGCTTCAACCCTATTAGCGGCTGGGGCAAAAGCAGTGAACCCCTTGTCCAGAGTACACTTTTCAAACTGGACAGCCAGGCGAGTCTGATCAATGACCTGGCAACGAATTATACGGTAAGCAGTGACGGGTTAAAATGGACGGTTACAATAAGGGACGATGTTAAATTCCATGACGGAGTGCCTTTAACTGCTGAGGACGTAGCCTTCACCTTTAATACGGCAGCAGAAGGCAGCGGGAGTCTGGACTTGTCCATGCTGGAAAGCGCTTCTGCAATCGATAATTATACGGTCGAATTTTACCTGAATGACCCTCAATCTACTTTCATCAATAAGCTCGTAGCCCTGGGGATTGTCCCCGAACACGCCTACAGCGAATCTTACGGGCAGAATCCTATAGGATCGGGCCCGTACATGTTCGTGCAGTGGGATAAGGGGCAGCAGGTCATCTTTGAAGCAAACCCGGATTATTACGGGCAGGAACCGTACTTTAAAAAGATAACCATGCTTTTTATGGCTTCTGATGCTGCTTTTGCGGCTGCGAGGGCAGGGCAGGTCGACCTTGCCGAAATTCCGGCTTCGTACGCCTATCAGGAGGTAGATGGGATGAAAATAGTGTCCCTTGACTCTATTGATGCCCGGGGAATAAGCTTCCCCCTGCAGGCAAATACGGGCAAGAAAAATGAAAACGGCTATGCAATCGGAAACAATGTAACCTCGGATGCTGCAATAAGAAAAGCCCTGAATATCGGGATAGACAGGCAGGTCCTGATCAATGGAGCTTTGAACGGGCAGGGGAAAGAGGAGTTCACGGGTGTTGACAAATTACCCTGGGGTAATAAGGAAGCTATTTTTGAAGACGGAGACCTCGAAGGTGCAAAAGAAATTTTAACCGAAGCCGGCTGGGAAGATACTGATGGGGATGGCATTCTTGAGAAGAACGGAGAAAAAGCCGAGTTTACCCTGCTATACCCTTCAAGTGCAATGGAAAGGCAGGCACTGGCAGTTTCAGTTTCCGAAGAAGCCAGAAAACTTGGGATAAACATTAAGGTCGAGGGTAAAAGCTGGAATGAAATTGATACCCTTGTCCATTCGACTCCTGTAGTCTTCGGTTACGGTTCTCTGGACCCGACTGACATCTATTTGAGGTATTACAGCAAGAGCTACGACCCGTCAAACTACAACAACGTAATAATGTACAGCAATCCTGCTGTGGACGGCTACCTGAGAGCTGCCATAACCAGTTTTGACCAGGACGCTGCAAATGAAAACTGGCAGCTTGCTGCCTGGGACGGGACAACGGGCTTTTCCGAAAAAGGAGATGCTACCTGGCTCTGGATGGCAACCATCAATTACGTCTACATTATGGACGAGGACCTGGATATAGGGACCCCCAGAATACAGCCTCACGGTGCAAACATCTTCGGGAACATCCTGGAATGGAAACGCACGGAAAACTAA
- a CDS encoding ABC transporter ATP-binding protein, producing the protein MSLKAENISFGYKRGNLILNDVNISLGRGEVLGLIGDSGSGKSTLCKILAGYENNYQGKVSLDEKAIPSKGYNPVQLVFQHPEKAVNPRWKMKDILNEGHTVPRDILDSFGIKNKWLNRWPNELSGGELQRFALARALSPETKFLIADEITTMVDAITQAQIWNIVVDVVEKMNIGVLVVSHEKNLIKRICHDVVYLDDINTV; encoded by the coding sequence ATGTCCCTTAAGGCCGAGAATATCAGTTTCGGATACAAAAGAGGCAATTTGATTTTAAACGATGTGAATATATCTTTAGGTCGTGGAGAGGTGCTGGGACTGATCGGGGACAGCGGAAGCGGCAAATCGACCCTCTGTAAAATCCTGGCAGGCTACGAAAACAATTACCAAGGGAAGGTAAGTCTCGACGAAAAAGCAATTCCCTCAAAAGGTTATAACCCGGTCCAGCTTGTCTTTCAGCACCCTGAAAAAGCCGTAAACCCCAGATGGAAAATGAAGGATATTTTGAATGAAGGACATACGGTCCCCCGGGATATTCTGGATTCCTTCGGAATAAAAAATAAATGGCTTAACCGCTGGCCAAATGAGCTTTCGGGGGGTGAACTCCAGAGATTTGCCCTTGCAAGGGCTTTAAGTCCCGAAACCAAATTTTTGATAGCGGACGAAATAACCACAATGGTGGATGCCATTACCCAGGCTCAAATCTGGAATATCGTTGTGGACGTGGTTGAAAAAATGAACATCGGAGTACTGGTCGTAAGCCACGAAAAAAATTTAATCAAAAGGATATGTCATGATGTCGTCTATCTGGATGACATAAATACTGTCTGA
- a CDS encoding HAD family hydrolase, giving the protein MRNLYNKYTLSLADNANADIKNVLKDLGVLQYFSCTDISDDIKISKPDCKFFQYYLDKLSTEPIETIFIGDRLDNDIIPAKVLGIRTIWFKNGIYGILEPKSQSEMSDVIIENAFEILNAVDYIESSSVYAL; this is encoded by the coding sequence ATAAGAAATCTATATAATAAGTATACACTTTCACTTGCCGATAATGCTAATGCTGACATTAAGAATGTTTTAAAGGATTTAGGTGTTTTACAGTATTTTTCTTGTACAGATATATCAGATGATATAAAAATCAGCAAACCCGACTGTAAATTTTTTCAATATTATCTGGATAAATTGTCAACTGAACCGATAGAAACAATTTTTATCGGAGACAGACTTGATAACGATATTATTCCAGCAAAGGTTCTTGGGATAAGAACAATATGGTTCAAAAATGGAATTTACGGGATTTTAGAGCCAAAATCACAAAGTGAAATGTCAGATGTTATTATTGAAAATGCTTTCGAGATATTAAATGCAGTTGACTATATAGAAAGCAGTTCAGTGTATGCATTGTAA